From a region of the Solanum stenotomum isolate F172 chromosome 2, ASM1918654v1, whole genome shotgun sequence genome:
- the LOC125856851 gene encoding LOW QUALITY PROTEIN: E3 ubiquitin-protein ligase UPL5-like (The sequence of the model RefSeq protein was modified relative to this genomic sequence to represent the inferred CDS: inserted 3 bases in 2 codons) — MFWEKMRQRRVELCFLIVRLSKKSTDYQWILEHKEVTHFEIRQRFALKMLREGRHKNEQFYEMLICRSRLFEESFEYIGHASPRSLRGQLFIQFENEEATGPGVLREWFSLVCEAIFNPQNALFVSCPNDGRRFFPNPGKLLLPLSLHLEYFVFSGRIIALALLHRVQISIAFDRVFFLQLAREDIWFEDIRDADPYLYSGCKKIXEDILGLTFVCEDEELGSRKVVELCPNGKNMIVNSQNRDNYVNLLVKHRFVTSIARQVAHFAQGFGDIIIDRRLRESFYRILDHEDLNRLLHGSKTTVSVEDWEEHTNYNGYKKDDPQISWFWEIVGSMSTEQRXVLLFFWTSIKSLPVEGFGGLDSKLRIYRTSDYHDCLTSSHTCFYRLCFPPYPSMDVMQNRLNIITQNYVGCSFGAE, encoded by the exons ATGTTTTGGGAGAAGATGAGGCAAAGAAGAGTTGAATTGTGCTTTCTGATAGTTAGACTTTCAAAAAAGTCTACAGATTATCAGTGGATTCTTGAGCACAAGGAGGTAACACATTTTGAGATAAGGCAGCGTTTTGCCTTGAAGATGCTTCGAGAAGGGAGGCACAAGAACGAGCAGTTTTACGAGATGCTCATTTGCAGGTCTCGTTTGTTTGAAGAATCATTTGAGTACATTGGACATGCAAGTCCTAG GTCTTTGCGAGgtcaattatttattcaatttgagAATGAAGAAGCTACCGGGCCTGGTGTGTTGAGGGAGTGGTTTTCCTTGGTATGTGAAGCCATTTTCAACCCTCAGAATGCTCTATTTGTTTCATGCCCAAATGATGGTAGAAGGTTTTTCCCAAATCCAGGTAAACTTTTATTGCCTTTAT CATTGCACCTTGAGTATTTTGTCTTCTCCGGCAGGATTATTGCATTGGCCTTGTTGCATAGAGTACAAATAAGCATTGCGTTTGACCGTGTTTTCTTTTTGCAATTAGCTAGAGAGGATATTTGGTTTGAAGACATTAGGGATGCAGATCCCTACTTGTACAGTGGCTGCAAGAAGA CTGAAGATATCCTAGGCCTAACATTTGTTTGTGAAGATGAAGAATTGGGATCCAGGAAAGTAGTGGAGCTTTGCCCTAATGGGAAAAATATGATAGTGAACAGTCAGAATAGGGATAACTATGTGAATCTTCTTGTTAAACACCGTTTTGTCACATCAATTGCTCGTCAGGTAGCCCATTTTGCTCAAGGTTTTGGTGACATAATTATTGACCGACGGCTCCGAGAATCCTTTTACCGGATCCTTGATCATGAAGACCTTAACAGGTTGCTTCATGGCAGTAAAACAACGGTTTCTGTAGAAGATTGGGAAGAGCATACAAATTACAATGGCTACAAAAAAGATGATCCTCAAATATCCTGGTTCTGGGAG ATAGTTGGAAGTATGTCGACTGAGCAGAG TGTGCTTCTCTTCTTCTGGACTTCAATCAAGTCTCTGCCTGTTGAGGGTTTTGGTGGTCTAGATTCTAAACTTCGCATCTACCGAACTTCAGACTATCATGATTGCTTGACTTCCTCGCACACATGCTTTTACCGCCTGTGTTTCCCTCCTTATCCGTCTATGGATGTCATGCAAAATCGTCTTAACATAATCACCCAAAATTATGTTGGTTGCAGCTTTGGTGCCGAGTGA